One stretch of Roseimicrobium sp. ORNL1 DNA includes these proteins:
- a CDS encoding PSD1 and planctomycete cytochrome C domain-containing protein gives MPSSLAKHLTLTGFVLVGSACFAPAAEKLDFNRDIQPILSDNCYHCHGPDKNERKGGLRLDEEKAAKETKDGVTAILAGKSAESEIIKRIFTHDPDEVMPTPKSNRKLTTQQRETLKRWIDEGAVWGKHWAFERVEKTKVPDAQDLKFEISNFKSGNAIDAFIRAKLVQEKLQPSPEASKQTLLRRVTLDLTGVPPTPEEVDAFLKDDSPQAYEKVVDRLLQSPRYGERWSWDWLDAARYADTNGYQGDPTRTMWPWRDWVVNAINHNMPYDQFTVWQIAGDLLPNATMEQRLATGFNRNHMFNGEGGRIAEETRVENVFDRVETTGTVWLGLTMACTKCHDHKFDQLTQRDYYGLYDIFNQTTEEGRAGGGRTGGVPPVLDVAGGDELEELAKREKVVKDAAAAVEKFEETRFPRAKGRPASESPAAKSLSSNVTSSLAEAPVRRSTGLIDRITTDLKDETEYVAVLKPLRSAVKRRDEVSNKIVRVMVMDTIAKPRETFILSKGLYDKPTPEKVTANTPAALPALPADAPRNRLSLAQWLVDRSNPLTARVTVNRFWQALFGIGLVKTAEDFGVQGEKPVHQPLLDWLAVNFMESGWDVKALHKLMVMSATYRQSSTVSPALLEKDPENRLLARAPRYRLPSWMIRDAALFSSGLLKETLGGPPVKTYQPEGIWEEATFGKITYKPDTGDALHRRTLYTFWRRIVGPTMLFDNPARQYCSVNVSRTNTPLHALITMNDVTYVEAARALAQRVLLAEKDDAARLDLAFRLVLSRDATADERGVLLQRVAYLKTQFDENKIEAEKLLKVGESPRDTLLDASTHAAWTSVCLLVLNLDEALTKE, from the coding sequence ATGCCTTCGTCGCTGGCAAAGCACCTCACGCTCACGGGATTCGTCCTCGTGGGCTCGGCTTGTTTTGCACCCGCGGCGGAGAAGCTGGACTTCAATCGCGACATCCAGCCCATCCTCAGTGATAACTGCTACCACTGCCACGGGCCGGACAAGAATGAGCGCAAGGGTGGCCTGCGGCTCGACGAAGAGAAAGCGGCGAAGGAAACCAAGGACGGGGTGACGGCCATCCTCGCCGGCAAAAGCGCGGAGAGCGAAATCATCAAGCGCATCTTCACCCATGACCCGGATGAGGTCATGCCAACGCCGAAGAGCAATCGCAAGCTCACCACGCAGCAGAGAGAAACGCTCAAGCGCTGGATCGATGAAGGCGCCGTGTGGGGCAAGCACTGGGCGTTTGAGCGGGTGGAGAAGACCAAGGTGCCTGATGCACAGGATTTGAAATTTGAGATTTCAAATTTCAAATCGGGGAATGCGATCGATGCCTTCATTCGCGCGAAGCTGGTGCAGGAGAAGCTGCAACCGAGTCCGGAGGCATCGAAGCAAACACTCCTCCGCCGCGTGACGCTGGATCTCACCGGAGTACCGCCGACACCGGAGGAAGTAGATGCCTTTCTCAAAGACGACTCTCCGCAAGCTTATGAGAAGGTGGTGGACCGCCTGCTGCAATCGCCTCGCTATGGCGAGCGCTGGAGCTGGGACTGGCTGGATGCGGCGCGCTATGCAGACACGAATGGGTACCAGGGCGACCCCACACGCACCATGTGGCCGTGGCGGGATTGGGTGGTGAATGCCATCAATCACAACATGCCGTATGACCAGTTCACGGTCTGGCAGATTGCGGGTGACCTGCTGCCCAATGCCACCATGGAGCAGCGTCTGGCCACCGGATTCAATCGCAATCACATGTTCAACGGCGAGGGCGGGCGCATCGCGGAAGAGACTCGGGTGGAGAATGTGTTCGACCGCGTGGAGACGACGGGGACCGTGTGGCTGGGGCTCACGATGGCGTGCACGAAGTGCCACGATCACAAGTTCGACCAACTCACCCAGCGGGACTACTACGGGCTCTACGACATTTTCAACCAGACCACGGAAGAAGGCCGGGCAGGCGGTGGACGCACGGGAGGAGTGCCGCCTGTGCTCGATGTAGCCGGTGGCGACGAACTGGAGGAACTCGCGAAGCGGGAAAAGGTGGTGAAGGACGCCGCAGCCGCCGTGGAGAAGTTTGAAGAGACGCGCTTCCCTCGTGCCAAGGGCAGGCCGGCTTCGGAATCACCGGCCGCGAAATCCCTGTCCAGCAATGTAACAAGTTCGCTCGCGGAGGCTCCCGTGCGGAGATCCACCGGTCTCATCGACCGCATCACGACCGACCTGAAGGATGAAACGGAATACGTGGCCGTCTTGAAACCACTTCGTAGTGCGGTGAAGCGACGGGATGAGGTCAGCAACAAGATCGTGCGCGTGATGGTGATGGATACCATCGCAAAGCCGCGCGAGACCTTCATCCTTTCCAAAGGCCTGTACGACAAGCCCACACCCGAGAAGGTCACGGCGAACACTCCTGCGGCGCTGCCTGCCCTGCCCGCGGATGCACCACGCAACCGCCTGAGCCTCGCACAGTGGCTCGTGGATCGAAGCAACCCACTCACCGCACGCGTGACCGTGAATCGCTTCTGGCAGGCGCTGTTTGGCATTGGCCTGGTGAAGACGGCGGAAGACTTCGGCGTGCAGGGCGAGAAGCCGGTGCACCAGCCACTGCTCGACTGGCTTGCCGTGAACTTCATGGAAAGTGGCTGGGACGTGAAGGCGCTGCACAAACTCATGGTGATGAGTGCGACCTACCGGCAATCCTCCACGGTCTCCCCTGCCCTGCTGGAAAAGGATCCGGAGAACCGCCTGCTCGCTCGTGCGCCACGCTATCGCCTGCCTTCGTGGATGATTCGCGATGCGGCGCTGTTTTCCTCCGGTCTGCTGAAGGAGACGCTTGGTGGTCCGCCGGTGAAGACCTACCAGCCCGAGGGCATCTGGGAGGAGGCGACCTTCGGCAAGATCACCTACAAGCCGGACACCGGTGACGCGCTGCATCGCCGCACGCTCTACACCTTCTGGCGCCGCATCGTGGGGCCCACGATGCTTTTCGACAATCCGGCACGGCAGTACTGCTCTGTGAACGTGAGCCGCACGAACACACCGCTGCACGCGCTCATCACGATGAATGACGTCACCTATGTGGAGGCAGCTCGTGCGCTGGCCCAGCGGGTGTTGCTTGCGGAAAAGGATGATGCCGCACGACTGGACCTCGCCTTCCGTCTGGTACTCTCACGTGATGCAACAGCGGATGAGCGAGGCGTGCTTCTCCAGCGAGTGGCCTATTTAAAGACACAGTTCGACGAGAACAAGATCGAAGCGGAGAAGCTTCTTAAAGTGGGAGAATCTCCAAGGGACACTTTGCTGGATGCGAGCACGCACGCGGCGTGGACCTCGGTGTGCCTGCTGGTGCTGAATCTGGATGAGGCGCTGACCAAAGAATAG
- a CDS encoding ferritin, translating to MPIPNSVQAAINAQIKNELQAHYNYLGMAVHFDATPYRGFAKWMRLQATEEYGHAMKLYDFLSDRNGRVELATLDAPKTSYDAHPLDAFRSSFANEQLVTGQINDLYELAQKEKDFATLQFLAWFLQEQVEEESTVLLMIERLELVGNDPAGLLRLDDEAGRRVAEAPAPASGGGK from the coding sequence ATGCCCATCCCCAATTCCGTCCAAGCAGCCATCAATGCCCAGATCAAGAATGAGCTGCAGGCACACTACAACTACCTCGGCATGGCTGTCCACTTTGACGCGACGCCGTACCGGGGCTTTGCCAAGTGGATGCGCCTCCAGGCCACCGAGGAGTATGGCCACGCGATGAAGCTGTATGACTTCCTCTCCGACCGCAACGGCCGGGTGGAGCTCGCCACGCTCGACGCGCCCAAGACCTCCTACGACGCGCACCCGCTGGATGCCTTCAGGTCGTCCTTCGCCAACGAGCAACTCGTCACGGGACAAATCAATGACCTGTACGAGCTGGCCCAGAAGGAGAAGGACTTCGCCACATTGCAGTTCCTCGCCTGGTTCCTTCAGGAGCAGGTGGAGGAGGAAAGCACCGTGCTGCTCATGATCGAGCGCCTGGAACTGGTGGGCAACGACCCCGCCGGCCTGCTGCGCCTCGACGATGAAGCCGGCCGCCGTGTGGCCGAGGCTCCCGCCCCTGCCTCTGGTGGCGGCAAATGA
- a CDS encoding tetratricopeptide repeat protein has product MSESIERDALYDEASGLVAVGELEEAVKLYRRSVEVDPQFFDGWHALGMALMKSGSIKEAIGAGLMATTINPNDLLAWTALSQMYVKNGQIAEAEDAKGKARILSLGGRVG; this is encoded by the coding sequence ATGAGCGAATCGATCGAAAGAGACGCTCTCTATGACGAGGCCAGCGGGTTGGTGGCTGTGGGTGAGCTGGAGGAGGCGGTGAAGCTGTACCGCCGCAGCGTGGAGGTTGACCCCCAGTTTTTTGATGGCTGGCACGCCCTTGGCATGGCGCTGATGAAGTCTGGAAGCATCAAAGAAGCCATCGGTGCGGGATTGATGGCCACGACGATCAATCCCAACGATCTGCTGGCGTGGACGGCGCTCTCACAGATGTATGTGAAGAATGGCCAGATCGCCGAAGCGGAAGACGCCAAGGGCAAGGCCCGCATTCTTTCGCTGGGCGGCAGGGTGGGGTAA